In a genomic window of Halobiforma lacisalsi AJ5:
- a CDS encoding zinc-dependent alcohol dehydrogenase family protein — protein sequence MRAAVLEDHGEPLAIREVDYPEPGPDQVVVETEACGVCRSDWHAWRGDWSWIGAAVQEGQILGHEPAGVVAEVGENVETLRAGDRVTVPFHLGDGTCPHCREGRANNCDAVVPLGLTGSAPGAFAEAFPVRRADFNCVKLPDDVGFAEMAGLGCRFMTAYHGLADRADLRPGDWVAVHGCGGVGLSAIHVADALGAHPIAVDVREEKLERARDLGAVETVDASAVENPASEVTAIADGGADVAIDALGIAETCRNSIASLGTRGRHVQIGLTTGEEEGEIELPVDVMTMQEIDFRGSFGMPLTRYEELFDLIEQGTLEPDAIVGDRLSLEDVPETLAAMDDYGTVGIPVVTDF from the coding sequence ATGCGCGCTGCCGTACTCGAGGACCACGGCGAACCGCTGGCGATCCGTGAGGTCGACTACCCCGAACCGGGCCCCGACCAGGTCGTCGTCGAGACCGAGGCCTGCGGCGTCTGTCGCAGCGACTGGCACGCCTGGCGGGGCGACTGGAGCTGGATCGGCGCGGCGGTCCAGGAAGGACAGATCCTCGGTCACGAGCCCGCCGGCGTCGTCGCCGAGGTCGGCGAGAACGTCGAGACGCTGCGGGCGGGCGACCGGGTCACGGTTCCGTTCCACCTGGGTGACGGGACCTGCCCCCACTGTCGTGAGGGTCGGGCGAACAACTGCGACGCGGTCGTCCCGCTCGGGCTTACCGGGAGCGCGCCCGGCGCGTTCGCGGAGGCGTTCCCCGTTCGGCGAGCCGACTTCAACTGCGTGAAACTCCCCGACGACGTCGGCTTCGCGGAGATGGCGGGGCTGGGCTGTCGGTTCATGACCGCCTATCACGGACTCGCCGATCGGGCCGACCTCCGGCCGGGCGACTGGGTCGCGGTTCACGGCTGCGGCGGCGTCGGGCTCTCGGCGATCCACGTGGCCGACGCCCTGGGCGCTCACCCGATCGCCGTCGACGTCCGCGAGGAGAAACTCGAGCGGGCCCGTGACCTCGGTGCCGTCGAGACGGTCGACGCGTCGGCGGTCGAGAATCCCGCCAGCGAGGTCACGGCGATCGCGGACGGCGGCGCGGACGTCGCTATCGACGCCCTGGGGATCGCCGAAACCTGCCGGAACTCGATCGCCAGCCTCGGGACGCGCGGCCGGCACGTCCAGATCGGGCTCACGACCGGCGAGGAGGAGGGCGAGATCGAACTCCCCGTCGACGTCATGACCATGCAGGAGATCGACTTCCGCGGTTCCTTCGGGATGCCGCTGACCCGCTACGAGGAATTGTTCGACCTGATCGAGCAAGGGACCCTCGAGCCCGACGCGATCGTCGGCGACCGGCTCTCGCTCGAGGACGTCCCGGAGACGCTCGCGGCGATGGACGACTACGGGACCGTCGGCATTCCGGTCGTGACCGACTTCTAG
- a CDS encoding radical SAM protein has product MSTGKPATTPNYRDLEDDEFRERIADLRSRYADCDLCAYDCRVDRTAGDVGTCQVDDTAYVSTYFPHFGEEEPLKGHNGSGTIFLANCNMKCVFCQNFETSHEAEGDPATAEEIAEMALELEARGCHNVNFVSPTHHSPHLVEAVKIARDRGLEVPIVWNCGGYERVEILERLEGVIDIYMPDVKWGDDAAAAKYSKAPGYWSNVTDSLREMHRQVGDLAVDDTGLATEGLLVRHLVMPNHVESAKRVLEFVSEEISRGTFVDVMAQYRPYYKATEEEFYAEIDRPITEAEYREVVDHAREVGLENLYLDRSMLERGGSFGLF; this is encoded by the coding sequence ATGAGCACCGGGAAGCCCGCGACCACGCCAAACTACCGCGACCTCGAGGACGACGAGTTCCGGGAACGGATCGCGGACCTCCGGAGCCGGTACGCGGACTGCGATCTCTGTGCGTACGACTGTCGCGTCGATCGGACGGCGGGCGACGTCGGCACCTGCCAGGTCGACGACACCGCATACGTCTCGACGTACTTCCCCCACTTCGGCGAGGAAGAGCCCCTGAAGGGCCACAACGGGAGCGGGACGATCTTCCTCGCGAACTGCAACATGAAGTGCGTCTTCTGCCAGAACTTCGAAACCAGCCACGAGGCCGAAGGGGACCCTGCGACCGCCGAAGAGATCGCCGAAATGGCGCTGGAACTCGAGGCGCGAGGCTGTCATAACGTCAACTTCGTCTCCCCGACCCACCACTCGCCACACCTCGTCGAGGCGGTCAAGATCGCCCGGGATCGGGGCCTCGAGGTGCCGATCGTCTGGAACTGCGGCGGCTACGAGCGCGTCGAGATCCTCGAACGACTGGAGGGGGTCATCGACATCTACATGCCCGACGTGAAGTGGGGCGACGACGCGGCCGCGGCGAAATACTCGAAGGCACCCGGCTACTGGTCGAACGTTACGGACTCGCTGCGGGAGATGCACCGCCAGGTCGGCGACCTCGCCGTCGACGACACCGGACTCGCGACCGAGGGACTGCTCGTCCGTCACCTGGTCATGCCCAACCACGTCGAGAGCGCGAAGCGGGTGCTCGAGTTCGTCTCCGAGGAGATCTCGAGGGGGACGTTCGTCGACGTGATGGCCCAGTACCGGCCCTACTACAAGGCCACGGAGGAGGAGTTCTACGCGGAGATCGACCGCCCGATCACCGAGGCCGAGTATCGAGAGGTCGTCGACCACGCGCGCGAGGTCGGCCTCGAGAACCTCTATCTGGATCGGTCGATGTTAGAGCGCGGTGGCTCGTTCGGCCTGTTTTGA